The proteins below come from a single Nostoc sp. KVJ3 genomic window:
- the rpmF gene encoding 50S ribosomal protein L32: protein MAVPKKKTSKSKRDKRRATWRHKAVVEAQKALSLGKSILTGRSTFVYPAAEEEEEES from the coding sequence ATGGCTGTTCCTAAGAAGAAAACTTCCAAATCAAAACGAGATAAACGTCGAGCTACCTGGAGACACAAAGCTGTCGTCGAAGCTCAGAAAGCCCTATCTTTGGGTAAGTCAATTTTGACTGGACGTTCTACATTTGTCTATCCAGCTGCTGAAGAAGAGGAAGAAGAATCATAA
- a CDS encoding sulfite oxidase-like oxidoreductase has protein sequence MLGKFFQKPGKEEGERVPPGQHLAKGFPVLTYGATPQVSIEEWEFKVWGLAKPATFSWSDFMALPQHEFTADFHCVTRWSKLDVKWTGIKVTDFMGLIELDPKVAHIMEHCYGGYTTNISVEDFIREENFFAFKVFGEDLPSEHGGPMRLVVPHLYAWKSAKWINGLEFLGGEELGFWERNGYHRRGEPWAEERYSNAFAF, from the coding sequence ATGCTAGGAAAATTTTTTCAGAAACCAGGGAAAGAAGAGGGGGAACGTGTCCCTCCTGGTCAACACTTAGCTAAAGGTTTCCCCGTATTAACTTACGGTGCAACTCCCCAAGTCAGTATTGAGGAATGGGAGTTTAAAGTTTGGGGTTTGGCAAAACCTGCTACCTTTAGTTGGTCAGATTTTATGGCGCTACCTCAACACGAATTCACAGCAGACTTCCACTGTGTAACGCGCTGGTCTAAGCTTGATGTCAAATGGACTGGCATTAAAGTTACAGATTTTATGGGTCTGATTGAGCTAGACCCGAAAGTAGCCCACATTATGGAACACTGCTATGGCGGCTACACTACCAATATTTCTGTAGAAGATTTCATCCGTGAAGAAAACTTCTTTGCCTTTAAAGTCTTTGGTGAAGACCTTCCATCTGAACACGGTGGCCCGATGCGGTTAGTTGTTCCCCACCTCTACGCTTGGAAAAGTGCTAAGTGGATTAATGGTTTAGAGTTTTTAGGTGGTGAAGAACTTGGTTTTTGGGAACGCAATGGTTATCATCGCCGTGGTGAACCTTGGGCTGAGGAGCGTTACAGCAATGCTTTTGCGTTTTAA
- a CDS encoding aldehyde dehydrogenase, producing MITTELSNVSKIIQNQRHFFQSGKTKDVTFRIEQLKILKQAIIEHEQAIVEALQADLHKPEVETYLTEISVIKEIDYVIKHLQNWTSPKKAAVSWDFFSYSAKIYSEPLGVVLIIGPWNYPFQLIISPLIGAIAAGNCAIIKPSEIASHTSHIITEIITKHFDPAYIAVVEGGVEASQKLLAEKFDHIFFTGGTAVGKIIMAAAAKYLTPVTLELGGKSPCIVDTDTNLEYTVRRITWGKFINAGQTCIAPDYLLVNAKIKKDLIDGLKKGLKEFYGDNPITSPDYARIISQKHFDRLVNFLKDGKVLIGGENQPSERYIAPTVIDNVSLEDSIMQEEIFGPILPVIEYTDITEAIALINSRPKPLALYLFSQNKNLQKRVLQETSSGGVCINDTVMQVGVSSLPFGGVGDSGIGNYHGKASFDTFSHKKSVLQNSFWLDLKWRYAPYAGKLPLIKKLLG from the coding sequence ATGATTACTACTGAATTATCTAACGTCAGCAAGATTATCCAAAATCAGCGTCATTTTTTTCAATCTGGCAAAACTAAAGATGTCACTTTTCGCATTGAACAACTCAAAATTCTCAAGCAAGCAATTATTGAGCATGAACAAGCAATAGTCGAGGCTTTACAAGCAGATTTACATAAGCCTGAAGTAGAAACTTATCTTACAGAAATCAGCGTAATTAAGGAAATTGATTATGTTATAAAACATCTTCAAAACTGGACTAGTCCTAAAAAAGCGGCGGTTTCTTGGGATTTCTTTTCCTACTCAGCGAAAATTTATTCAGAACCGTTAGGGGTTGTCTTAATTATCGGCCCTTGGAATTATCCATTTCAGTTAATTATCTCACCGTTAATAGGTGCGATCGCAGCCGGAAATTGTGCAATTATCAAACCTTCAGAGATTGCTTCTCATACCTCCCATATTATTACTGAAATTATTACCAAACATTTCGATCCCGCTTATATTGCAGTCGTAGAAGGAGGTGTGGAAGCAAGTCAAAAACTACTTGCAGAAAAGTTTGACCATATCTTTTTTACCGGTGGCACAGCCGTCGGCAAAATCATTATGGCAGCAGCAGCAAAATATCTCACGCCAGTGACTTTAGAATTGGGTGGCAAAAGTCCTTGTATTGTAGATACTGACACTAATCTTGAATACACTGTTAGACGAATCACTTGGGGCAAATTTATTAATGCTGGACAAACTTGTATCGCCCCAGACTATCTTTTAGTTAATGCAAAAATCAAAAAAGATTTAATAGATGGGCTGAAAAAAGGTCTAAAAGAATTTTATGGTGATAATCCTATAACCAGTCCTGATTATGCCAGGATTATCAGTCAAAAACATTTTGACAGGTTAGTTAACTTCCTCAAAGATGGTAAAGTTCTCATCGGTGGAGAAAATCAACCTTCAGAGCGTTATATCGCCCCCACAGTGATTGATAATGTCTCTTTAGAAGATTCTATAATGCAGGAAGAGATTTTTGGCCCTATTCTACCTGTAATTGAATATACTGACATTACAGAAGCGATCGCATTAATTAACTCTAGACCTAAACCCCTGGCGTTATATTTATTTTCTCAAAACAAAAACCTGCAAAAGCGAGTTTTGCAAGAAACTTCATCTGGTGGAGTCTGTATCAATGACACAGTGATGCAGGTCGGTGTCTCGTCTTTACCATTTGGTGGGGTGGGAGATAGCGGTATTGGCAACTATCACGGTAAAGCTAGTTTTGACACCTTTTCCCATAAAAAAAGTGTATTGCAAAACTCCTTCTGGCTGGATTTAAAATGGCGATATGCTCCTTATGCGGGCAAACTACCACTCATAAAGAAACTTCTGGGTTAA
- a CDS encoding hybrid sensor histidine kinase/response regulator, whose protein sequence is MTSQSSRSGKILVVDDSPDNVFLIKTILEEEGYTVSTAENGISALAELKASPCDLVLLDLMMPGMDGYEVTKYIRGEMKLPQYIPILLITAHDAPNVAHGLDLGADDFIRKPVTVDELLARVRSLLRLKHSMDERDEIARQREDFVSRLTHDLRTPLVAADRMLMLFQQGALGTLSPQMHEVITIMARSNINLLTMVNTLLEVYRFEAGRKSLAFQPVNLGRLLEEVTGELAPLAQDKKLSLNLDFTEESNTVMGDRLELHRLFTNLIGNAIKFTDSGSINIRFTSQPQFDKSSQSELFGKSNSVNYIRIEIADTGPGIPTEEQATIFERFRQGSHKSSGSGLGLYLARRIVEAHQGIILLNSELGKGSVFIVLLPTTT, encoded by the coding sequence ATGACTTCACAATCTTCTCGCTCAGGTAAAATTCTGGTTGTTGATGACTCTCCTGATAACGTGTTTTTGATCAAAACTATTTTGGAAGAAGAAGGTTACACAGTTAGCACAGCAGAAAATGGAATTTCGGCTTTAGCAGAATTGAAAGCTTCTCCTTGTGACTTGGTTTTGCTGGATTTGATGATGCCAGGTATGGACGGGTACGAAGTCACTAAATATATTCGTGGAGAGATGAAATTGCCACAATATATCCCCATATTGCTGATTACTGCCCACGATGCGCCCAACGTCGCCCACGGATTAGATTTGGGTGCTGATGATTTTATCCGCAAACCTGTAACAGTAGATGAATTGCTGGCACGAGTGCGATCGCTCTTACGTTTGAAGCATAGTATGGATGAACGTGATGAAATTGCCCGTCAGCGAGAAGATTTTGTCTCTCGTCTCACTCACGATTTACGCACTCCTTTAGTAGCTGCCGATCGCATGTTGATGCTATTTCAACAAGGTGCGTTGGGAACATTATCACCGCAAATGCACGAAGTAATCACCATCATGGCCCGTAGTAATATCAACCTGCTGACTATGGTCAATACCTTATTGGAAGTTTATCGCTTTGAAGCCGGTCGCAAAAGCTTGGCATTTCAACCAGTTAATCTGGGACGTTTGCTAGAGGAGGTGACTGGAGAATTAGCACCTCTAGCTCAAGATAAAAAACTGTCGCTAAATTTAGATTTTACTGAAGAGTCAAACACAGTCATGGGCGATCGCTTGGAATTGCATCGTCTATTTACAAATCTTATCGGTAATGCGATCAAATTTACCGACTCTGGATCTATTAATATTCGTTTCACCTCTCAACCTCAATTCGACAAAAGTAGTCAATCTGAGTTATTTGGAAAATCCAATTCCGTTAATTATATTAGAATTGAGATAGCGGATACTGGCCCAGGTATTCCCACTGAAGAACAAGCCACCATTTTTGAACGATTTCGTCAAGGTAGTCACAAAAGTTCTGGTAGTGGCTTAGGACTTTACCTTGCTCGCCGAATTGTCGAGGCACATCAAGGGATTATTTTGTTGAATTCTGAGTTGGGTAAAGGTAGTGTATTTATTGTTCTTCTACCCACGACAACATGA
- a CDS encoding NACHT C-terminal helical domain 2-containing protein encodes MSLPRDFLTQLEQYSELSNREKAVFLEIFGNGKSRLLVNCLNSDCNISDKIRQKIEHNLLLPISKI; translated from the coding sequence ATGTCGTTACCAAGAGACTTTCTGACACAACTAGAGCAATACAGCGAATTGTCAAACCGAGAAAAGGCAGTCTTTTTGGAAATCTTTGGTAATGGCAAGAGTCGGCTCTTAGTAAATTGCTTAAACAGCGATTGTAATATTAGCGATAAAATTAGACAAAAAATTGAGCATAACTTGCTATTACCAATAAGTAAAATATAA
- a CDS encoding PIN domain-containing protein gives MITEIELLSYPNLSLEEETQIIDFLNKITVVGVDNNIKNLTIEFRKQYRLRLPDAIIVATAKSLNATLFTNDVRLTNLTEINTQSVQIV, from the coding sequence GTGATTACTGAGATTGAATTACTCTCTTATCCAAATCTTAGTCTAGAAGAAGAAACACAAATTATTGATTTTTTAAATAAAATTACAGTTGTCGGTGTTGATAATAATATTAAGAATTTAACAATCGAATTTCGCAAACAATATAGACTCAGGCTTCCTGACGCAATAATTGTAGCAACTGCAAAATCTCTAAATGCAACATTGTTCACAAATGATGTCAGATTGACTAATTTAACAGAAATTAACACTCAGTCAGTGCAAATTGTGTAA
- a CDS encoding transposase — translation MTEQLTDYDSPWKEVIELYFPRFLEFFFTQAYAEIDWTRPYEFLDTELQQLEPDAEIGRRLVDKVAKVWLLDGEEAWVLVHVEVQGQYDSQFAERMYTYNYRLFDRHKKRVISLAVLADEQANWRPSTYSYQLGGCRVSLEFPVAKLLDYEQGWETLEQTTNPFGVIVMAHLKTKATQRNPENRLQWKLSLVRRLYERGYSREDIRELFRFIDWIMVLPKELALSFKTEVRSYEEADRMRYVTSIERLAKEEGIVETARESIITVLETRFGEVPSSIVEVVNKIEEPSVLKTLFKSAIAIPSTTEFQQLLDNLTSGK, via the coding sequence ATGACCGAGCAACTTACTGATTACGATAGTCCTTGGAAAGAAGTCATCGAGCTATATTTTCCCCGCTTTCTGGAATTCTTTTTCACCCAAGCTTATGCCGAAATCGACTGGACGCGACCTTATGAATTTCTGGACACAGAACTGCAACAGCTAGAACCGGATGCAGAAATTGGGCGGCGTTTGGTCGATAAAGTTGCAAAAGTTTGGCTACTGGATGGAGAAGAAGCTTGGGTATTGGTTCATGTGGAAGTCCAAGGGCAATATGACAGCCAATTTGCCGAACGGATGTATACATATAATTACCGCTTGTTTGACCGCCATAAAAAGCGAGTCATTAGTTTAGCAGTTTTAGCAGATGAACAAGCGAATTGGCGACCTTCCACCTACAGCTATCAACTGGGCGGGTGTCGTGTCAGCTTAGAGTTTCCTGTGGCGAAACTGTTGGACTATGAGCAAGGGTGGGAAACCTTAGAGCAAACGACCAACCCCTTTGGTGTAATTGTGATGGCGCATCTCAAGACCAAAGCAACGCAACGAAACCCAGAAAATCGGCTACAGTGGAAACTAAGCCTAGTCAGACGGCTGTATGAACGGGGATATAGCCGGGAAGATATTCGGGAATTATTTCGGTTTATCGACTGGATAATGGTTTTGCCAAAAGAGTTGGCACTTAGTTTTAAAACAGAAGTAAGAAGTTACGAGGAGGCAGATAGAATGCGGTACGTAACTAGTATTGAAAGGCTAGCAAAAGAAGAAGGAATTGTTGAAACTGCTAGAGAAAGCATAATTACAGTTCTAGAAACACGATTTGGAGAAGTGCCAAGCTCTATTGTCGAAGTTGTCAATAAGATAGAAGAACCATCTGTGCTAAAAACGCTTTTCAAAAGTGCGATCGCAATTCCTTCCACAACAGAATTCCAGCAACTATTAGATAATCTCACCTCTGGGAAATAA